In a genomic window of Streptomyces pristinaespiralis:
- a CDS encoding NADPH-dependent F420 reductase: MRIGILGTGNVARALAGGWSGAGHEVVLGSRRPQDRKETGLTVVGLDEAVTHAEVVVNATPGTVSLDLLAGIGAPALTGKTLIDVGVGLSDDYTELSHPNSSLGEQIQAAFPGTAVVKTLCTMDSTVMVDPGGLDGPSTVFLSGESTAAKQLTGRLLGDLGWPYSSLMDIGGITTARGQEHFALLFMGIAAGVGGHMFNINVVTPSHPR; encoded by the coding sequence ATGCGAATCGGAATCCTTGGCACAGGAAACGTTGCCCGAGCACTGGCGGGAGGCTGGTCCGGCGCGGGACACGAGGTGGTCCTCGGGTCGCGTCGGCCGCAGGACAGGAAGGAAACCGGGCTCACCGTCGTGGGTCTCGACGAGGCGGTCACCCACGCGGAGGTGGTGGTCAACGCGACGCCGGGGACCGTGTCCCTGGACCTGCTCGCCGGGATCGGAGCGCCCGCCCTGACCGGAAAGACGCTGATCGACGTCGGGGTCGGACTCTCCGACGACTACACGGAACTCTCCCACCCCAACAGCAGTCTCGGTGAGCAGATCCAGGCGGCCTTCCCCGGGACGGCGGTGGTCAAGACGCTGTGCACCATGGACTCCACCGTGATGGTGGACCCCGGCGGCCTGGACGGCCCGAGCACCGTCTTCCTGTCCGGTGAGAGCACCGCGGCCAAGCAGCTCACCGGCCGGCTCCTCGGTGACCTCGGGTGGCCGTACTCCTCCCTGATGGACATCGGCGGCATCACCACGGCGCGGGGGCAGGAGCACTTCGCGCTGCTCTTCATGGGCATCGCCGCCGGCGTGGGGGGCCACATGTTCAACATCAACGTCGTCACGCCGTCGCACCCGCGGTGA
- a CDS encoding AMP-binding protein, whose amino-acid sequence MTLSYAHGVSGTPLLGETIGGNLARTAAAHPGREALVDVAAGARWTYAELDAAVDLLARGLLGSGVGKGDRVGIWAVNCAEWVLVQYATARIGAIMVNINPAYRAHELEYVLNQAGVSLLVASQTHKTSDYRAMVDAVRPKCPQLRAVHYIADSSWDVLLEAATGVTDEQLRDTQAQLSCDDPVNIQYTSGTTGFPKGATLSHHNILNNGYFVGEMIAYTEQDRVCIPVPFYHCFGMVMGNLAATSHGACMVIPAPSFDPAATLRAVQQERCTSLYGVPTMFIAELNLPGFASYDLSTLRTGIMAGSPCPVEVMKRVVAEMNMAEVSICYGMTETSPVSTQTRRDDDLERRTGTVGRVMPHIEVKIVDPVSGVTLPRGEAGELCTRGYSVMLGYWDEPEKTAESVDAGRWMHTGDLAVMREDGYVQIVGRIKDMIIRGGENVYPREIEEFLYAHPKIADVQVVGVPDERYGEEILACVIPRDPADAPTLEEITEFCREQLAHYKIPRRLEVLADFPMTVSGKVRKVELRRRFGDG is encoded by the coding sequence ATGACACTCTCGTACGCACACGGCGTCAGCGGTACCCCGCTGCTCGGCGAGACGATCGGCGGCAACCTGGCGCGCACCGCCGCCGCGCACCCCGGCAGGGAGGCGCTGGTCGACGTGGCGGCCGGCGCCCGCTGGACCTACGCCGAACTCGACGCCGCCGTCGACCTACTGGCGCGCGGGCTCCTCGGCTCTGGGGTCGGCAAGGGCGACCGGGTCGGGATCTGGGCGGTCAACTGCGCGGAGTGGGTGCTGGTCCAGTACGCCACCGCACGCATCGGCGCAATCATGGTGAACATCAACCCGGCGTACCGCGCGCACGAGCTCGAGTACGTGCTGAACCAGGCCGGGGTGTCGCTGCTGGTCGCCTCGCAGACGCACAAGACCAGCGACTACCGCGCCATGGTGGACGCGGTGCGCCCCAAGTGCCCGCAGCTGCGCGCCGTCCACTACATCGCCGACAGTTCGTGGGACGTGCTGCTGGAGGCGGCCACCGGCGTCACGGACGAACAACTCCGGGACACCCAGGCGCAGTTGTCGTGCGACGACCCGGTCAACATCCAGTACACGTCCGGCACGACCGGCTTCCCGAAGGGCGCCACCCTCTCCCACCACAACATCCTCAACAACGGTTACTTCGTCGGCGAGATGATCGCCTACACCGAGCAGGACCGGGTCTGCATCCCCGTGCCCTTCTACCACTGCTTCGGCATGGTCATGGGGAACCTGGCCGCCACCTCCCACGGCGCCTGCATGGTGATCCCGGCACCGTCCTTCGACCCGGCGGCCACCCTGCGCGCCGTGCAGCAGGAGCGCTGCACCTCGCTGTACGGCGTGCCGACGATGTTCATCGCCGAGCTGAACCTGCCCGGCTTCGCCTCCTACGACCTGTCGACCCTGCGCACCGGCATCATGGCGGGCTCGCCGTGTCCGGTGGAGGTGATGAAACGGGTCGTCGCCGAGATGAACATGGCCGAGGTGTCGATCTGTTACGGCATGACGGAGACGTCGCCCGTCTCCACGCAGACCCGGCGCGACGACGACCTGGAACGCCGCACGGGCACCGTCGGCCGCGTCATGCCGCACATCGAGGTGAAGATCGTCGATCCGGTCAGCGGCGTGACCCTGCCGCGCGGCGAGGCGGGTGAGCTGTGCACCCGCGGCTACAGCGTGATGCTCGGCTACTGGGACGAGCCGGAGAAGACCGCGGAGTCGGTCGACGCAGGCCGCTGGATGCACACCGGCGACCTCGCCGTCATGCGCGAGGACGGCTACGTCCAGATCGTCGGCCGCATCAAGGACATGATCATCAGGGGCGGCGAGAACGTGTATCCCCGGGAGATCGAGGAGTTCCTGTACGCGCACCCGAAGATCGCGGACGTGCAGGTGGTCGGCGTGCCGGACGAGCGGTACGGCGAGGAGATCCTCGCCTGTGTGATCCCGCGCGACCCGGCGGACGCCCCGACGCTGGAGGAGATCACCGAGTTCTGCCGCGAGCAGCTGGCCCACTACAAGATCCCGCGCCGCCTGGAGGTCCTCGCGGACTTCCCGATGACGGTGAGCGGCAAGGTCCGCAAGGTGGAACTGCGGCGCCGCTTCGGGGACGGCTGA
- a CDS encoding catalase, with product MSKRVLTTESGAPVADNQNSATAGVGGPLLLQDQHLLEKLARFNRERIPERVVHARGSGAYGYFEVTDDVTGWTKADFLSQVGKRTETFLRFSTVADSLGGADAVRDPRGFAVKFYTEEGNYDLVGNNTPVFFIKDPIKFPDFIHSQKRDPFTGRQEPDNVWDFWAHAPEATHQVTWLMGDRGIPASYRHMNGYGSHTYQWTNEAGEAFFVKYHFKTNQGVRSLSSEQAAELVGKDANSHQTDLLQAIERGVNPSWTLYVQVMPAAEAADYRFNPFDLTKVWPHADYPLQRVGRLVLDRNPDNVFAEVEQAAFSPNNFVPGIGPSPDKMLQGRLFAYADAHRYRLGVNHTQLPVNAPKATVADNYGRDGLMATRNGSRHDKNYEPNSYSGPAQSDAALSAPLAVHGWTGTHEAPAHTKDDDFFQAGELYRLMSDEEKGRLVANIAGGLSQVTRDDVIEKNLAHFHAADPEYGKRVEEAVRALRED from the coding sequence ATGTCGAAGCGCGTGCTTACGACCGAGTCCGGCGCCCCCGTCGCCGACAACCAGAACTCCGCCACCGCCGGCGTCGGTGGCCCCCTGCTCCTCCAGGACCAGCACCTGCTGGAGAAGCTCGCGCGCTTCAACCGTGAGCGCATCCCGGAGCGCGTGGTGCACGCCCGCGGCTCCGGCGCGTACGGGTACTTCGAGGTGACCGACGACGTCACCGGCTGGACGAAGGCGGACTTCCTCTCCCAGGTGGGCAAGCGCACGGAGACCTTCCTGCGCTTCTCCACCGTCGCCGACTCCCTCGGCGGCGCGGACGCGGTCCGCGACCCCCGCGGCTTCGCCGTGAAGTTCTACACCGAAGAGGGCAACTACGACCTCGTCGGCAACAACACCCCGGTGTTCTTCATCAAGGACCCGATCAAGTTCCCCGACTTCATCCACTCCCAGAAGCGGGACCCGTTCACGGGCCGTCAGGAGCCGGACAACGTCTGGGACTTCTGGGCGCACGCCCCCGAGGCGACGCACCAGGTGACCTGGCTGATGGGCGACCGCGGCATCCCCGCCTCGTACCGCCACATGAACGGTTACGGCTCGCACACCTACCAGTGGACCAACGAGGCGGGCGAGGCCTTCTTCGTGAAGTACCACTTCAAGACCAACCAGGGCGTACGCTCGCTCTCCTCCGAGCAGGCCGCCGAACTGGTCGGCAAGGACGCCAACTCGCACCAGACGGACCTGCTCCAGGCCATCGAGCGCGGCGTGAACCCGTCCTGGACGCTGTACGTGCAGGTCATGCCGGCGGCGGAGGCGGCCGACTACCGCTTCAACCCGTTCGACCTCACCAAGGTGTGGCCGCACGCCGACTACCCCCTGCAGCGCGTCGGCCGCCTGGTCCTCGACCGCAACCCGGACAACGTCTTCGCCGAGGTCGAGCAGGCCGCGTTCTCGCCGAACAACTTCGTCCCCGGCATCGGCCCGTCCCCGGACAAGATGCTCCAGGGCCGGCTGTTCGCCTACGCGGACGCCCACCGCTACCGCCTCGGCGTCAACCACACCCAGCTTCCGGTGAACGCCCCGAAGGCCACCGTGGCGGACAACTACGGCCGTGACGGCCTGATGGCGACCCGCAACGGCTCGCGCCACGACAAGAACTACGAGCCCAACTCCTACTCCGGGCCCGCCCAGAGCGACGCGGCGCTCTCCGCGCCGCTGGCCGTCCACGGCTGGACCGGCACCCACGAGGCGCCCGCGCACACCAAGGACGACGACTTCTTCCAGGCGGGCGAGCTGTACCGCCTGATGTCCGACGAGGAGAAGGGCCGGCTCGTGGCCAACATCGCGGGCGGCCTCTCCCAGGTCACGCGTGACGACGTGATCGAGAAGAACCTGGCCCACTTCCACGCCGCCGACCCCGAGTACGGCAAGCGTGTGGAGGAGGCGGTCCGCGCCCTGCGCGAGGACTGA
- a CDS encoding helix-turn-helix transcriptional regulator — MRAALLRLRRTTGLPVAFGGLLTDGRQQQLRIAELNGAATGALRGLAICAGNGLGGKSMALARPCAVTDYPAARHISHEYDAAVASEGLRSVVAVPVVVRRRVRGLLYGALRRPLVLGDRVLDAAVAAARDVEQALVVRDEMRQLLAMTGPPATGDAVGRRDWETVREVHGELRALAPRITDRALREELLAACARLAPGPSTPAPTNGGVSLTPRELDVLGCVASGATNATAAERLGLRPETVKAYLRSAMRKLGARTRLEAVVAARRAGLLP, encoded by the coding sequence ATGCGGGCGGCGCTGCTCCGGCTGCGACGGACGACGGGGCTACCCGTCGCGTTCGGCGGCCTGCTCACCGACGGCCGGCAGCAGCAGCTGCGCATCGCCGAGCTGAACGGCGCCGCGACCGGCGCGCTGCGCGGGCTCGCCATCTGCGCGGGCAACGGCCTCGGCGGCAAGTCGATGGCCCTGGCCAGGCCGTGCGCGGTGACCGACTACCCGGCGGCGCGGCACATCAGCCACGAGTACGACGCTGCGGTGGCCTCAGAAGGGCTGCGGTCGGTCGTCGCCGTCCCCGTCGTGGTGCGCCGCCGCGTACGGGGCCTGCTGTACGGGGCGCTGCGCCGGCCGCTCGTGCTCGGCGACCGCGTCCTCGACGCGGCGGTGGCCGCGGCACGCGACGTGGAACAGGCCCTGGTCGTCCGCGACGAGATGCGGCAGCTGCTCGCGATGACGGGCCCGCCGGCCACGGGCGACGCCGTGGGTCGGCGCGACTGGGAGACCGTCCGCGAGGTCCACGGCGAACTCCGCGCCCTGGCGCCGCGCATCACGGACCGGGCCCTGCGCGAGGAACTCCTCGCCGCCTGCGCCCGGCTGGCCCCGGGCCCGAGCACGCCGGCGCCGACGAACGGCGGGGTCTCGCTGACGCCCCGGGAACTGGACGTGCTCGGCTGCGTGGCCTCCGGCGCGACGAACGCGACGGCGGCGGAACGCCTGGGCCTGCGGCCGGAGACGGTGAAGGCGTACCTGCGGTCGGCGATGCGGAAGCTGGGGGCGCGGACGCGTCTTGAGGCGGTGGTGGCCGCGCGAAGGGCCGGCCTCCTGCCGTGA
- a CDS encoding AMP-binding protein, translating into MTSGSATERFRAARDFLLEHREDYVRAYEGFEWPRLEHFNWALDWFDVIAEGNDRPALRIVEEDGTNSRVSFAEMSARSDRAANWMRAQGVRAGDRILVMLGNQVELWETALAAMKLRAVMIPATPLLGPADLRDRIERGRVRHVVVRPEDTGKFDDVPGDYSRIVVGGERPGWLPYSGVHESPREFVPDGPTRADETLMLYFTSGTTARPKLVEHTHVSYPVGHLATMYWIGLEPGDVHLNISSPGWAKHAWSNLFAPWNAEATVFIHNYTRFDPGRLMAEMDREGITSFCAPPTVWRMLIQADLSRLRKPPREVVAAGEPLNPEVIETVRREWGVTIRDGFGQTETAVQVSNSPGQLLKAGSMGRPSPGYKVELLDPVTGEPGAAEGEIALDLSARPVGLMTGYHGDEERTAEVMAGGHYRTGDIGSRDADGYITYVGRSDDVFKASDYKISPFELESALLEHEAVAEAAVVPAPDPVRLAVPKAYVVLAEGWEPGPGTAKLIFEHSRAVLAPYKRIRRLEFAELPKTVSGKIRRIELRERTAQGSAAEYTEGNLR; encoded by the coding sequence ATGACGTCTGGCAGCGCGACGGAGAGGTTCCGTGCCGCACGGGACTTCCTGCTGGAGCACCGGGAGGACTACGTACGCGCGTACGAGGGCTTCGAGTGGCCCCGCCTCGAGCACTTCAACTGGGCGCTGGACTGGTTCGACGTCATCGCGGAGGGCAACGACAGGCCGGCTCTGCGGATCGTCGAGGAGGACGGGACGAACAGCCGGGTCTCGTTCGCCGAGATGTCGGCCCGGTCCGACCGGGCGGCGAACTGGATGCGCGCCCAGGGGGTGCGGGCCGGTGACCGGATCCTCGTCATGCTCGGCAACCAGGTCGAGCTGTGGGAGACCGCGCTCGCCGCGATGAAGCTGCGCGCCGTGATGATCCCGGCGACGCCGCTGCTCGGCCCGGCCGACCTGCGCGACCGGATCGAACGCGGCCGGGTGCGGCACGTCGTGGTGCGCCCGGAGGACACCGGCAAGTTCGACGACGTCCCCGGCGACTACAGCCGGATCGTGGTCGGTGGCGAGCGCCCCGGCTGGCTGCCCTACAGCGGCGTGCACGAGAGCCCGCGGGAGTTCGTGCCCGACGGTCCCACCCGCGCGGACGAGACGCTGATGCTGTACTTCACCTCCGGCACCACCGCCCGGCCGAAGCTCGTCGAGCACACCCATGTGTCGTACCCGGTCGGGCACCTGGCGACCATGTACTGGATCGGCCTCGAGCCCGGCGACGTGCACCTGAACATCTCCTCGCCCGGGTGGGCCAAGCACGCCTGGTCGAACCTGTTCGCGCCGTGGAACGCGGAGGCGACGGTCTTCATCCACAACTACACACGCTTCGACCCGGGCCGGCTGATGGCCGAGATGGACCGCGAGGGGATCACCAGCTTCTGTGCTCCTCCGACGGTCTGGCGGATGCTCATCCAGGCCGACCTCAGCCGGCTGCGGAAGCCGCCGCGGGAGGTCGTCGCCGCGGGTGAGCCGCTCAACCCCGAGGTCATCGAGACGGTGCGGCGCGAGTGGGGCGTGACCATCCGGGACGGCTTCGGCCAGACCGAGACGGCCGTGCAGGTCTCCAACAGCCCCGGCCAGCTCCTCAAGGCGGGCTCGATGGGCCGGCCCAGCCCCGGCTACAAGGTCGAGCTCCTCGACCCGGTCACCGGTGAACCGGGCGCCGCGGAGGGCGAGATCGCACTGGACCTGTCCGCACGGCCGGTGGGCCTGATGACCGGGTACCACGGCGACGAGGAACGCACCGCGGAGGTGATGGCCGGCGGCCACTACCGTACGGGCGACATCGGCTCCCGCGACGCCGACGGCTACATCACCTACGTGGGCCGGTCGGACGACGTCTTCAAGGCCTCCGACTACAAGATCAGCCCCTTCGAGCTGGAGAGCGCGCTGCTGGAGCACGAGGCGGTGGCGGAGGCCGCGGTGGTGCCCGCCCCCGACCCGGTGCGCCTCGCCGTCCCGAAGGCGTACGTCGTCCTCGCGGAGGGCTGGGAGCCCGGGCCCGGCACGGCGAAGCTGATCTTCGAGCACTCGCGCGCCGTGCTCGCCCCGTACAAGCGCATCCGCAGGCTGGAGTTCGCCGAACTGCCGAAGACCGTGTCCGGGAAGATCCGCCGGATCGAACTGAGGGAGCGCACGGCCCAGGGCTCCGCCGCCGAGTACACAGAAGGCAACCTGCGATGA
- the gcl gene encoding glyoxylate carboligase encodes MPRMTAARAAVEILKREGVTHAFGVPGAAINPFYKALQAGGGIEHTLARHVEGASHMAEGYTRTAPGNIGVCIGTSGPAGTDMITGLYSAIGDSVPILCITGQAPTSVIHKEDFQAVDIASIAAPVTKAATTVLEAGQVPGVFQQAFHLMRSGRPGPVLIDLPIDVQLTEIDFDPETYEPLAVHKPAATRAQIEKAIGFLLESERPLIVAGGGIINADASELLVEFAEITGTPVIPTLMGWGTIPDDHELNAGMVGLQTSHRYGNANFLESDFVLGIGNRWANRHTGYKLDVYTKGRKFVHVDIEPTQIGKIFAPDYGIASDAKAALELFVEVAKELEAAGRLPDRRAWVDATNERKATLQRRTHFDNVPLKPQRVYEEMNRAFGPETRYVTTIGLSQIAGAQMLHVYRPRHWINCGQAGPLGWTIPAALGVAKADPEASVVALSGDYDFQFMLEELAVGAQHRIPYVHVLVNNSYLGLIRQAQAGLDINFQVNLEFENINSPEIGVYGVDHVKVVEGLGCKAIRVTEPDQLLPAFEEAKKLAAEYRVPVVVEAILERVTNIAMSKTADISDVTEFEEIATEPGHAPTAIRPLKV; translated from the coding sequence ATGCCTCGAATGACCGCCGCCCGCGCGGCAGTTGAGATCCTCAAGCGTGAAGGCGTCACCCACGCGTTCGGCGTGCCGGGCGCAGCGATCAACCCCTTCTACAAGGCCCTCCAGGCAGGCGGCGGCATCGAGCACACGCTGGCCCGCCATGTCGAGGGCGCGTCCCACATGGCCGAGGGCTACACCCGGACCGCCCCGGGCAACATCGGCGTCTGCATCGGCACCTCCGGCCCCGCCGGCACGGACATGATCACCGGCCTGTACTCGGCGATCGGCGACTCCGTCCCGATCCTGTGCATCACCGGCCAGGCGCCCACCTCCGTGATCCACAAGGAGGACTTCCAGGCCGTCGACATCGCCTCGATCGCGGCGCCGGTCACCAAGGCCGCCACGACCGTGCTGGAGGCCGGGCAGGTCCCCGGAGTGTTCCAGCAGGCCTTCCACCTGATGCGCTCCGGCCGTCCCGGCCCGGTCCTGATCGACCTGCCGATCGACGTCCAGCTCACCGAGATCGACTTCGACCCGGAGACGTACGAGCCGCTGGCGGTCCACAAGCCGGCGGCGACCCGGGCCCAGATCGAGAAGGCCATCGGCTTCCTGCTGGAGTCCGAGCGTCCGCTGATCGTCGCCGGCGGCGGCATCATCAACGCCGACGCCTCCGAGCTGCTCGTCGAGTTCGCGGAGATCACCGGCACGCCCGTCATCCCCACCCTGATGGGCTGGGGCACCATCCCGGACGACCACGAGCTGAACGCCGGCATGGTCGGTCTCCAGACGTCGCACCGCTACGGCAACGCGAACTTCCTCGAGTCCGACTTCGTCCTCGGCATCGGCAACCGCTGGGCCAACCGCCACACCGGCTACAAGCTCGACGTCTACACCAAGGGCCGTAAGTTCGTCCACGTCGACATCGAGCCCACCCAGATCGGCAAGATCTTCGCCCCCGACTACGGCATCGCCTCCGACGCGAAGGCCGCCCTGGAGCTCTTCGTCGAGGTCGCGAAGGAGCTCGAGGCCGCCGGCCGGCTGCCCGACCGCCGGGCGTGGGTCGACGCCACCAACGAGCGCAAGGCGACGCTCCAGCGGCGTACGCACTTCGACAACGTGCCGCTCAAGCCGCAGCGCGTGTACGAGGAGATGAACCGCGCGTTCGGCCCCGAGACGCGGTACGTCACCACCATCGGTCTCTCGCAGATCGCGGGCGCCCAGATGCTGCACGTCTACCGGCCGCGCCACTGGATCAACTGCGGTCAGGCCGGCCCGCTCGGCTGGACGATCCCCGCCGCACTCGGTGTCGCCAAGGCCGACCCGGAGGCCTCCGTCGTCGCCCTGTCCGGCGACTACGACTTCCAGTTCATGCTGGAGGAGCTGGCCGTCGGCGCGCAGCACCGCATCCCGTACGTCCACGTCCTGGTGAACAACTCCTACCTGGGCCTGATCCGTCAGGCGCAGGCCGGCCTGGACATCAACTTCCAGGTCAACCTGGAGTTCGAGAACATCAACTCCCCGGAGATCGGCGTCTACGGCGTCGACCACGTCAAGGTCGTCGAGGGCCTCGGCTGCAAGGCGATCCGTGTCACCGAGCCGGACCAATTGCTGCCGGCATTCGAGGAGGCGAAGAAGCTCGCCGCCGAGTACCGGGTCCCGGTCGTGGTCGAAGCGATCCTGGAGCGCGTCACCAACATCGCGATGAGCAAGACCGCGGACATCAGTGACGTCACCGAGTTCGAGGAGATCGCCACCGAGCCGGGCCACGCCCCGACCGCGATCAGGCCGCTGAAGGTCTGA
- a CDS encoding YdeI/OmpD-associated family protein, giving the protein METLDGLPLLAFAGLPELEAWLENNHATAPGLWVELAKKGSGVPSPSAGDVNDAALCFGWITGLRRSRDDVRYLQKITPRRPRSTWSQVNVKRVAELSAAGRMREPGLAEVAAARADGRWEAAYASQRDAEVPPDLEAALNENPEARKAFEGLGRTERYQVVLGLLKARTDRTRKARLERTVAALASGGTVR; this is encoded by the coding sequence ATGGAAACGCTCGACGGACTGCCGTTGCTCGCCTTCGCCGGCCTGCCGGAGCTCGAGGCATGGCTGGAGAACAACCACGCGACCGCGCCCGGCCTGTGGGTGGAGCTCGCGAAGAAGGGGTCGGGGGTGCCTTCGCCGAGCGCGGGCGACGTCAACGACGCGGCTCTCTGCTTCGGTTGGATCACCGGCCTGCGGCGCTCCCGGGACGACGTCCGCTACCTCCAGAAGATCACCCCGCGCCGGCCGCGGAGCACCTGGTCGCAGGTGAACGTCAAGCGGGTCGCGGAGCTGTCGGCCGCCGGCCGTATGCGTGAGCCGGGACTCGCGGAGGTCGCGGCGGCCCGGGCTGACGGCCGCTGGGAGGCCGCGTACGCCTCGCAGCGCGACGCGGAGGTGCCGCCCGACCTGGAGGCCGCCCTGAACGAGAATCCGGAGGCGCGGAAGGCCTTCGAAGGCCTCGGCAGGACGGAGCGGTACCAGGTGGTCCTCGGCCTGCTGAAGGCCAGGACGGACCGTACACGCAAGGCCCGTCTGGAGCGGACGGTCGCCGCCCTCGCCTCCGGCGGCACGGTGCGCTGA
- a CDS encoding 2-hydroxy-3-oxopropionate reductase, with the protein MSTPKIAWIGLGIMGSPMSENLLKAGYSVTGYTLEQDKLDRLAAAGGTAAGSIAEAVEDADVVITMVPASPQVEAIAYGPDGILENAKRGALLIDMSSITPQTSVDLAKAAADKGIRVLDAPVSGGEAGAIEAVLSIMVGGEKADFDTARPILEALGRTIVLCGPHGSGQTVKAANQLIVAVNIQACAEAVVFLEKSGVDPAAALDVLNGGLAGSTVLTRKKDNFLNRDFKPGFRIDLHHKDMGIVTDAARNVGAALPVGAVVAQLVASLRAQGDGGLDHSALLRAVERLSGSAS; encoded by the coding sequence ATGAGCACCCCCAAGATCGCATGGATCGGCCTCGGCATCATGGGCTCCCCCATGTCCGAGAACCTGCTGAAGGCCGGCTACTCCGTCACCGGCTACACCCTCGAGCAGGACAAGCTGGACCGCCTCGCGGCGGCCGGCGGCACCGCGGCAGGCTCGATCGCCGAGGCCGTCGAGGACGCGGACGTCGTCATCACCATGGTCCCGGCCTCCCCGCAGGTCGAGGCCATCGCCTACGGCCCTGACGGCATCCTCGAGAACGCGAAGCGCGGCGCGCTGCTGATCGACATGTCCTCGATCACCCCGCAGACCTCCGTCGACCTGGCGAAGGCCGCCGCCGACAAGGGCATCCGCGTGCTCGACGCCCCCGTCTCCGGCGGCGAGGCCGGCGCGATAGAGGCCGTACTGTCCATCATGGTCGGCGGCGAGAAGGCGGACTTCGACACCGCCAGGCCGATCCTCGAGGCTCTCGGCAGGACGATCGTGCTCTGCGGTCCGCACGGCTCCGGCCAGACGGTGAAGGCGGCCAACCAGCTGATCGTCGCCGTCAACATCCAGGCGTGCGCCGAGGCCGTGGTCTTCCTGGAGAAGTCCGGCGTGGACCCCGCCGCCGCCCTGGACGTCCTCAACGGCGGTCTGGCCGGCTCGACCGTGCTGACCCGCAAGAAGGACAACTTCCTGAACCGGGACTTCAAGCCCGGCTTCCGGATCGACCTGCACCACAAGGACATGGGCATCGTCACGGACGCCGCCCGCAACGTCGGCGCGGCGCTGCCCGTCGGCGCGGTCGTGGCCCAGCTGGTCGCGTCGCTGCGCGCCCAGGGCGACGGCGGCCTGGACCACTCGGCCCTGCTGCGCGCGGTGGAGCGTCTCTCCGGCTCCGCCTCCTGA